Proteins from a genomic interval of Methanobacteriaceae archaeon:
- a CDS encoding DUF2120 domain-containing protein translates to MNLHKVAGSIMGYLEAFDGSRAALDADKILIVRGRSRKRLKAENMAEELNGLMASIDAKEIDMFSEESTALISLMDEQIRSSVDINVETDVAGIERLKESLESMNCFVEYKLGLTSKAGFFIVMWKDKSGIGPCFVEIVLANAEN, encoded by the coding sequence ATAAACTTACACAAAGTAGCCGGGAGCATAATGGGGTATCTGGAAGCATTTGATGGATCAAGAGCCGCATTAGATGCAGATAAAATATTGATTGTTCGAGGAAGATCTAGGAAGCGCCTAAAAGCAGAAAATATGGCTGAAGAACTGAATGGACTTATGGCCTCCATTGATGCCAAAGAAATTGATATGTTTTCTGAAGAATCCACTGCATTAATCAGTTTAATGGATGAACAGATAAGATCCAGCGTTGATATTAATGTAGAAACTGATGTTGCAGGTATAGAACGTTTAAAAGAGTCTTTAGAATCTATGAACTGTTTTGTCGAATATAAGCTAGGTTTAACCAGTAAGGCAGGTTTTTTTATTGTGATGTGGAAAGATAAAAGTGGAATTGGACCCTGCTTTGTTGAAATTGTACTAGCCAATGCAGAAAACTAA
- the cofG gene encoding 7,8-didemethyl-8-hydroxy-5-deazariboflavin synthase CofG: MNLSQFSKRDIVKLLNCEGNDILNLMMDGSSKREGSVITFSKNIFIPLTEVCRNTCGYCTFRKDPEQLGNHLLMQLPEIISNIKKSEKYGCKEALFTFGERSDEIKDVKNLLDQLGFGNMSEYLYYVCEETLKKTGLLPHSNPGVISRKELKMLKEVNASMGMMLENSNPRLMETEAHKKSPGKNPWLRIQTIENAGKLKIPFTTGILIGIGETLEERAESLLELRRIQNKYGHIQEIIIQNFRSKPGIPMENHPEPSLLEILKTVAVAKIIFPDVSIQVPPNLNRETTQMFLLAGADDWGGVSPISKDYVNPEAPWPEIDELRKLTVATGFSMKERLPVYPQFINSEFLSENILKKVESMDLND; this comes from the coding sequence ATGAATTTATCCCAATTTTCAAAAAGAGATATAGTTAAACTTTTAAATTGTGAAGGGAACGATATATTAAATTTAATGATGGATGGAAGTTCTAAAAGAGAAGGGTCAGTTATTACTTTTTCAAAAAATATTTTCATACCATTAACTGAAGTTTGTAGAAACACTTGCGGGTATTGTACCTTTCGTAAAGATCCTGAACAGTTAGGAAATCATTTATTGATGCAATTACCTGAAATAATTTCTAATATAAAAAAATCTGAAAAATATGGTTGTAAAGAAGCTTTATTCACTTTTGGAGAGCGTTCTGATGAAATTAAAGATGTTAAAAATCTTTTAGATCAACTTGGATTTGGAAATATGAGTGAATACCTATACTATGTTTGTGAGGAAACTTTGAAAAAAACTGGACTTTTACCACATAGTAATCCTGGAGTAATAAGTAGAAAAGAGCTTAAAATGCTTAAAGAAGTAAATGCTTCCATGGGAATGATGTTAGAAAATTCTAATCCTCGATTAATGGAAACTGAAGCCCATAAAAAAAGTCCTGGTAAAAACCCATGGCTTAGAATACAGACCATAGAAAACGCAGGTAAATTAAAAATTCCATTCACCACAGGAATCTTAATTGGGATTGGAGAAACCTTAGAAGAGCGGGCTGAATCACTTTTAGAGCTTCGACGTATACAAAATAAGTATGGGCATATTCAAGAAATAATTATCCAAAATTTCAGATCAAAACCAGGAATTCCCATGGAAAACCATCCTGAACCTTCTCTTTTAGAAATATTAAAAACCGTGGCCGTAGCCAAGATTATTTTTCCAGATGTGAGTATTCAAGTTCCCCCTAACTTGAACCGAGAAACAACTCAAATGTTCCTTCTAGCCGGAGCAGATGATTGGGGTGGTGTTTCGCCAATAAGCAAAGATTATGTTAATCCAGAGGCCCCCTGGCCAGAAATTGATGAATTAAGAAAACTTACAGTCGCTACCGGATTTTCTATGAAAGAAAGGCTTCCCGTATATCCCCAATTCATCAATTCAGAATTTTTAAGTGAAAATATTCTGAAAAAAGTAGAGTCCATGGACTTAAATGATTAA
- a CDS encoding PAS domain S-box protein yields the protein MSGVKVLLAEDESITALQIKNKLKSWDFDVVAVASSGEDAIDLALEKKPDIVLLDIVLKGNLDGIDAAEKIKDTLNIPIIYLTAFTDESTLNRAKSTEPRNYILKPFDDNELRFALEMSVYKNQIENELKAAQNYLELITENMADIVGQLDFHGKFLYISPSINKLLGYWPTDILGNTFFELVHPEDLERTINCFNNCIETERPGKIRKRLKTIQSSYKWIETMISPVSNANEIKGAVISCRDIGEQMNVEEELKSSLNYSRNLIEVSLDPMVTISENGEIMDVNGATENSTGLSRLDLIGTDFSQYFTDPEKAMKGYQKTLFYGSLKDYSLTLRHISGRTMDVSFNASVYRNMKGEVEGVFAAARNITKLKKVNNALKLSEKHFRSLIENALDVIMVLNHQGDITYASPSVERVFGYKVHEFLGFNIFDFIHNADAPRLNEVLIDDINGSGSDADFEVRCQHEDGEWLTCQIIVQNLIKDPAVRGIVLNIRDLTPRKQAEMARNDLEEMYSTLITASPDGFIATDLDGEITYVSEKASFMMGWDDKKKLVSETIFDILIPEENDLFSKNMDIVVKRGALRNIEHKARKKDGEIFVAEMNMALTQDSKGNSKGFIVTIRDVTYRKKMENKIKSSLKEKEILLKEVHHRVKNNMQVISSLIGLQSEHVDDKKTKAMFEDSQNRIRSMALIHEKLYGSQGMEKVDFSEYVRSLVSSLENSYAHQNGIEVIIDVGDVLLDIDQAITCGLILNELISNSFKYAFPEQTVLDNYAPLEIGDASENDSESDEISSLKSASLTNYNLTLENPLISIAVCSIGEDIILQVGDNGFGLPEGLNFEYTDSLGLQIVCTLVAQLEGKIKLDESEGTKFIIKFKEAYS from the coding sequence ATGTCAGGGGTTAAAGTGCTTTTAGCTGAGGATGAGAGTATAACTGCTCTCCAAATAAAAAATAAACTTAAATCCTGGGATTTTGATGTTGTTGCTGTCGCTTCTTCTGGGGAAGACGCAATAGATTTGGCTTTAGAAAAAAAACCGGACATTGTTTTGTTAGATATTGTTTTAAAGGGCAATCTTGATGGAATTGATGCTGCTGAAAAAATTAAGGATACTTTAAATATTCCTATTATTTACCTCACTGCATTCACCGATGAAAGTACTCTGAATAGGGCAAAGTCCACTGAGCCCAGAAATTATATTTTAAAACCTTTTGATGATAATGAACTCCGATTTGCCTTAGAAATGTCAGTTTATAAAAATCAGATTGAAAATGAACTTAAAGCTGCTCAAAATTACCTGGAATTAATCACGGAAAATATGGCTGATATTGTAGGACAGTTAGATTTTCATGGGAAATTCCTTTATATTAGTCCTTCTATTAACAAACTACTGGGATATTGGCCTACAGATATTTTAGGAAATACTTTTTTTGAATTGGTGCATCCTGAAGATTTAGAAAGAACTATAAATTGTTTCAATAACTGTATAGAAACTGAACGACCTGGAAAAATACGAAAAAGGCTTAAAACAATTCAAAGCAGTTATAAGTGGATAGAAACAATGATTAGTCCAGTTTCAAACGCAAATGAAATTAAGGGCGCGGTTATCAGTTGCAGGGACATTGGGGAGCAGATGAATGTTGAAGAAGAATTAAAGTCTTCTTTAAATTATTCTAGGAATCTTATTGAAGTTAGCTTGGATCCAATGGTAACTATTAGTGAAAATGGAGAAATAATGGATGTTAATGGAGCAACTGAAAATAGCACTGGACTTTCTAGGCTAGATCTTATTGGCACTGATTTCTCACAATACTTTACCGATCCTGAAAAGGCCATGAAAGGTTATCAAAAAACTCTCTTTTATGGCTCTCTTAAAGATTATTCTCTAACCCTTCGCCATATTTCTGGCCGAACCATGGATGTATCATTCAATGCTTCGGTATATCGGAACATGAAGGGGGAAGTGGAAGGTGTTTTTGCCGCAGCCAGAAATATTACTAAACTTAAAAAAGTAAACAACGCCCTTAAACTAAGTGAAAAACATTTCAGATCTCTAATTGAGAATGCTTTGGATGTTATCATGGTTTTAAATCATCAGGGCGATATTACTTATGCTAGTCCTTCAGTAGAAAGAGTTTTTGGATATAAGGTTCATGAGTTTTTGGGTTTCAATATATTTGATTTTATTCATAATGCTGATGCTCCACGGCTTAATGAGGTATTAATTGATGATATCAATGGCTCAGGATCTGATGCTGATTTTGAAGTTCGCTGCCAGCACGAAGATGGTGAATGGCTGACCTGTCAAATTATAGTCCAGAATTTAATTAAAGATCCTGCAGTTAGAGGAATAGTTCTTAATATTAGGGACTTAACTCCTAGAAAACAGGCAGAAATGGCTCGAAATGATTTAGAGGAAATGTACAGTACCCTAATAACTGCTAGTCCGGACGGTTTCATTGCTACGGATTTAGATGGCGAAATAACTTATGTTTCTGAAAAGGCATCCTTTATGATGGGATGGGATGATAAAAAAAAGCTGGTTTCAGAGACTATTTTTGATATTTTAATTCCGGAAGAAAATGATTTATTTTCGAAAAACATGGACATTGTTGTTAAAAGGGGTGCACTTAGAAACATTGAACATAAAGCCCGGAAAAAAGATGGTGAAATTTTCGTGGCTGAAATGAATATGGCACTCACTCAAGATTCTAAAGGGAACTCTAAAGGATTCATTGTAACCATTAGAGATGTAACTTATCGTAAAAAAATGGAAAATAAGATTAAGTCTTCTTTAAAAGAAAAGGAAATTCTTTTAAAAGAGGTTCATCACCGGGTTAAAAATAATATGCAAGTTATTTCCAGTTTAATTGGTCTTCAGTCAGAACATGTAGATGATAAAAAAACAAAAGCCATGTTTGAGGATAGTCAAAATCGAATAAGGTCTATGGCATTAATCCATGAAAAATTGTATGGATCACAGGGTATGGAAAAAGTAGATTTTTCAGAATATGTTAGAAGTTTGGTAAGTTCTCTTGAAAATTCATATGCTCACCAAAATGGTATTGAAGTCATTATTGATGTAGGGGATGTTTTATTAGACATAGATCAAGCTATAACTTGTGGATTAATTTTAAATGAACTAATTTCTAACAGTTTCAAATATGCTTTTCCAGAACAGACAGTTTTAGATAACTATGCTCCATTGGAAATAGGTGATGCATCTGAAAATGATTCAGAATCAGATGAGATATCTTCCTTAAAATCAGCTTCTTTGACTAATTACAACTTAACTTTAGAAAATCCACTTATATCTATTGCAGTTTGTTCTATTGGGGAAGATATTATCTTGCAGGTTGGAGATAATGGTTTTGGTCTTCCAGAAGGTCTAAATTTTGAATATACTGACTCATTAGGGCTTCAAATAGTTTGTACCTTGGTTGCACAACTTGAAGGAAAAATTAAGCTGGATGAAAGTGAAGGCACTAAATTCATAATTAAATTCAAAGAAGCTTATTCTTAA